The Carnobacterium mobile DSM 4848 genome includes a window with the following:
- the thiT gene encoding energy-coupled thiamine transporter ThiT yields MENTRLRVGIEGTIVAALAIVLSMLPTNIGTGFTVSLGMIPMILYAFRRGTAAGIAAGFLWGILHYLVGNVSILNLVQGFIEYFVAFMFTGFAGLFAQPIQQAIQKKASIQLIGYIILGTITGTLARFFWHFVAGYYFWGSYAPEGMNPLWYSFIANGGSALATILVTTIALLLLSKTAPLLFIPKDTKQ; encoded by the coding sequence ATGGAAAATACACGATTACGTGTAGGAATAGAAGGAACGATCGTAGCAGCCTTAGCCATCGTGCTATCAATGCTGCCAACAAATATCGGAACGGGTTTCACAGTATCGTTAGGAATGATACCGATGATTCTTTATGCTTTCAGAAGAGGGACTGCAGCCGGAATAGCTGCTGGATTTTTGTGGGGAATATTACATTATTTAGTTGGTAATGTTTCTATTTTGAATTTAGTACAGGGATTTATTGAATATTTTGTGGCGTTTATGTTTACAGGGTTTGCCGGATTGTTTGCGCAGCCTATTCAACAAGCCATACAGAAAAAAGCGTCAATTCAATTAATAGGATACATTATTTTGGGAACAATAACGGGCACGCTTGCTCGCTTTTTCTGGCATTTTGTAGCTGGATATTATTTCTGGGGCAGTTATGCACCAGAAGGCATGAACCCACTATGGTATTCTTTTATTGCCAATGGAGGAAGTGCCTTAGCCACCATACTAGTTACCACTATTGCGTTGCTGCTTCTCAGTAAAACGGCACCTTTATTATTTATACCAAAAGACACAAAACAGTGA
- a CDS encoding osmoprotectant ABC transporter substrate-binding protein, with protein sequence MKKINKIVLLLLATVVLSSCSLPGLGGGFDKKGITITGGTTSEQQILGFIVEGMVEHYLDIDAQLINNLGSSTLNHQALIGGDANVSGSRYTGTSLTGELGLEPITDSDKAYQAVVKGFDQKFDQKWFPSYGFSNTYAFMVTKETAEKYNLKTISDLKDIISDLNLGADNSWMERKGDGYQAFVSTYGFDFNRVYPMQIGLVYDALSADKMDVVLGYSTDGRIKSYDLVVLEDDKHLFPAYDASPVATHQVLKDYPELNEVLLRLKGTISTEKMQELNYQADNDLLEPKTVAQNFLSANNYFEDKEVNTKGDE encoded by the coding sequence ATCAAAAAAATTAATAAAATTGTGCTCCTTCTTTTGGCAACAGTAGTGTTAAGCAGTTGCTCACTTCCAGGCTTAGGCGGAGGGTTTGATAAAAAAGGGATCACTATTACCGGAGGCACAACTTCGGAACAACAAATTTTAGGCTTTATTGTTGAAGGTATGGTTGAACATTATCTGGATATAGATGCTCAACTTATTAATAATTTAGGTTCATCTACTTTAAATCATCAAGCTTTGATAGGCGGAGATGCAAATGTATCCGGTTCTCGGTATACAGGAACCTCTCTAACGGGTGAACTGGGTTTAGAACCGATAACAGATTCTGATAAAGCTTATCAAGCTGTTGTAAAGGGATTTGATCAAAAATTTGACCAAAAATGGTTTCCTTCTTATGGTTTTTCTAATACCTATGCCTTTATGGTAACGAAAGAAACTGCTGAAAAATATAACCTTAAAACAATCAGTGATTTAAAAGATATTATTTCAGATTTGAATTTAGGTGCTGATAATTCTTGGATGGAGCGAAAAGGGGATGGTTATCAAGCTTTTGTGAGCACATATGGTTTTGATTTTAATCGTGTCTACCCGATGCAAATTGGTCTAGTGTATGATGCTTTATCCGCTGACAAAATGGATGTAGTCTTAGGTTACTCAACGGATGGACGAATAAAAAGTTATGATTTGGTTGTTCTAGAAGATGATAAACATTTATTCCCAGCTTATGACGCCAGCCCTGTTGCCACACATCAAGTATTAAAAGATTATCCAGAATTGAATGAGGTTTTATTAAGATTAAAGGGTACAATTTCAACAGAAAAAATGCAAGAGTTGAATTATCAAGCTGATAACGATCTTTTAGAACCAAAAACTGTTGCACAAAATTTCTTGAGTGCAAACAATTACTTCGAAGATAAAGAAGTAAATACGAAAGGAGATGAATAA
- a CDS encoding betaine/proline/choline family ABC transporter ATP-binding protein (Members of the family are the ATP-binding subunit of ABC transporters for substrates such as betaine, L-proline or other amino acids, choline, carnitine, etc. The substrate specificity is best determined from the substrate-binding subunit, rather than this subunit, as it interacts with the permease subunit and not with substrate directly.), with translation METVIEFKNVSKVYKGGKVAVENINLSFDKGEFIVFIGTSGSGKTTSMRMINRMIEPTSGEILINGEDIMKKDPVKLRRKIGYVIQQIGLMPHMTIFNNIVLVPKLMKWPEDKQREIAEDLIKKVDLPLEYLDRYPSELSGGQQQRIGVIRALAADQDIILMDEPFGALDPITRDSLQELLKELQKELGKTIVFVTHDMDEALKLADRIVIMQEGKVVQFDTPDNILSAPANQFVEDFIGEDRLIQARPTIQTVEQVMLKNPASVTPGKSITDAIKIMRDRRVDTLLVTDDAGILKGFVDIESIDLNRKRATSVGDIMSTKVYFVRKGTLLRDTVQRILKRGFKNVPVVDDHNRLIGIVTRASLVDIVYDTIWGDGDESETPNENPLETTVSKESKE, from the coding sequence GTGGAAACTGTGATTGAATTTAAAAATGTTTCAAAAGTTTATAAAGGCGGAAAAGTAGCAGTTGAAAATATTAATTTGTCCTTTGATAAAGGTGAATTTATTGTATTTATCGGTACAAGTGGAAGTGGAAAAACAACTTCTATGAGAATGATCAATCGAATGATTGAACCTACTTCTGGAGAAATTTTGATTAACGGAGAAGACATTATGAAAAAAGACCCGGTTAAATTGCGTCGTAAAATCGGTTATGTCATCCAGCAAATCGGATTAATGCCTCATATGACGATTTTTAATAATATTGTACTGGTTCCTAAGCTAATGAAATGGCCAGAAGATAAGCAAAGAGAGATTGCAGAGGATTTAATCAAAAAAGTAGATTTGCCTTTGGAATACTTGGATCGTTATCCATCCGAACTTTCCGGTGGACAGCAACAAAGAATTGGCGTCATTCGAGCATTAGCTGCTGACCAAGATATTATTTTAATGGATGAGCCTTTTGGAGCATTAGATCCTATTACAAGAGATTCCTTACAAGAATTGCTCAAAGAACTTCAAAAAGAATTGGGAAAAACGATCGTTTTTGTTACTCATGATATGGATGAGGCACTAAAACTTGCAGATCGTATTGTTATTATGCAAGAAGGAAAGGTCGTTCAATTTGACACTCCTGATAATATTTTATCAGCACCGGCAAATCAATTTGTTGAAGATTTTATTGGAGAAGATCGCTTGATTCAAGCACGTCCAACTATTCAAACCGTTGAACAGGTAATGTTGAAAAATCCTGCTTCTGTTACTCCAGGAAAATCAATTACTGATGCGATTAAAATCATGCGCGACAGACGAGTTGATACTTTATTAGTAACGGATGATGCTGGAATCCTCAAAGGGTTTGTCGATATTGAAAGCATAGATTTAAACCGTAAACGCGCTACGAGTGTCGGCGATATCATGTCTACTAAAGTTTACTTTGTACGAAAAGGTACTTTGTTAAGAGATACTGTTCAACGGATCTTGAAACGCGGATTTAAAAATGTACCAGTTGTTGATGATCATAATCGATTAATAGGTATTGTTACGCGTGCTTCTTTAGTAGATATCGTATATGACACTATTTGGGGCGATGGGGATGAATCAGAGACACCAAATGAGAACCCATTAGAAACCACTGTATCAAAAGAAAGTAAAGAGTAG
- a CDS encoding GNAT family N-acetyltransferase, translating to MAAIHEIELKEATIEDIPLLESYFLEDDQYTAMPIDAMTESLHETQKYPILIVKEENLVGFFILQRGKLIKNYPLSEETLFLQNHSIDQRFQKKGYGKLSMELLPAFIQEKFKDINEVVLTVDYDNLSGQMLYLKTGFKDTKKRIKEKDTYKFIYAKKLNSTT from the coding sequence ATGGCAGCGATTCATGAAATTGAATTGAAAGAAGCAACGATAGAAGATATTCCGCTTTTAGAAAGCTACTTTTTAGAAGATGATCAGTACACAGCTATGCCGATAGATGCGATGACAGAAAGTCTCCATGAAACTCAAAAGTATCCTATTTTAATAGTAAAAGAGGAAAACTTAGTAGGATTTTTTATTTTACAAAGAGGCAAGTTGATTAAAAATTATCCCCTTAGCGAAGAAACACTGTTTTTGCAAAATCATTCAATTGATCAACGTTTTCAAAAGAAAGGCTATGGAAAGTTATCGATGGAGTTATTGCCTGCTTTTATTCAAGAAAAATTTAAAGACATCAATGAAGTAGTTTTAACAGTTGATTATGATAATTTAAGCGGGCAAATGTTGTACTTGAAAACAGGATTTAAGGATACAAAAAAACGGATAAAGGAAAAGGATACATACAAATTTATCTATGCAAAAAAGCTTAACAGTACTACTTAA
- a CDS encoding ABC transporter permease, with protein MADFFASNGSDLLLKTWEHLYISAVALMLGVIVAVPLGIVLTRFKRVSSVVMGLATILQTVPSLALLALMIPILGIGKLPAIIALFIYSLLPILRNTYIGIQGVDPGLKDAGKGMGMTDMELIRLVELPQAAPVIMSGIRLSGVYVIAWATLASYIGAGGLGDFIFNGLNLFIPELIIGGTIPVTLLALLADFLLGKLEKKLTPASA; from the coding sequence ATGGCTGATTTTTTTGCAAGCAATGGTTCTGATCTGTTGCTAAAAACTTGGGAACATCTTTACATTTCTGCTGTCGCCTTAATGCTTGGAGTGATTGTGGCTGTTCCTTTAGGAATTGTGTTAACACGTTTTAAAAGAGTATCTTCTGTTGTTATGGGATTAGCGACAATTCTGCAAACTGTCCCTTCGTTAGCTTTGCTAGCTTTGATGATTCCTATTTTGGGAATTGGAAAGTTACCTGCCATTATTGCGTTGTTTATCTATTCCTTATTGCCTATTTTAAGAAATACATATATTGGCATACAAGGAGTAGACCCAGGATTGAAAGATGCTGGGAAAGGAATGGGAATGACAGATATGGAGTTGATTCGTTTAGTTGAATTGCCACAAGCTGCTCCTGTGATCATGTCAGGCATACGTCTTTCAGGCGTATATGTTATTGCTTGGGCCACTTTAGCTTCTTATATCGGAGCAGGGGGATTAGGAGATTTTATTTTTAACGGACTAAACTTATTTATTCCTGAGCTAATCATTGGTGGGACTATTCCCGTCACCTTGTTAGCCTTATTAGCAGATTTTTTGTTAGGGAAATTAGAGAAAAAATTAACGCCCGCCAGTGCATAA
- the cls gene encoding cardiolipin synthase, with translation MQIFLISLIAIVLLNTIFAIITVFREKRDIAATWAWLLVLVLLPIVGFIFYLFIGNKLSRKKIFDIKAQESIGMPELVQAQKEMLADDENLLSTKQATENAKEMASLFLESDESILTKGNKVQLFTDGADKFDALLKDLYAAQHHIHLIYYIFKNDKIGNRVLAALEERAAAGVEVLVIYDALGSRSLKPNFFKKLRSLGGHAESFFGSHFSFINLRFNYRNHRKIVIIDGEIGYTGGFNVGDEYLGEYKKFGYWRDTHMKIEGNAVLPLQSRFLMDWNATVSHHKLEYQENYFPLIKKQGKTNMQIVSSGPDNETQQIKKGYIKMISMAKESVFIQSPYFVPDDSVLETIEIAVMSGIDVKIMIPNKPDHPFIYRATVYYAAEMVAAGAEVYIYDNGFLHAKTIVIDGKICSIGTANFDFRSFKLNFEVNAFIYDPEVAKQQQKLFYKDIEKSYLLTQELLDNQSYWLKFKQTFSRLFSPIL, from the coding sequence ATGCAAATTTTTTTAATAAGCTTAATTGCCATCGTTCTTTTAAACACCATTTTTGCCATCATTACAGTGTTCCGAGAAAAAAGGGATATCGCGGCCACTTGGGCTTGGCTGCTCGTTTTGGTGTTATTGCCTATCGTAGGCTTTATTTTTTACTTGTTTATTGGAAACAAATTATCACGTAAAAAGATTTTTGATATCAAGGCACAAGAAAGTATCGGAATGCCTGAACTGGTTCAAGCACAAAAGGAAATGCTGGCAGATGATGAGAATTTATTGTCTACTAAGCAAGCAACAGAAAACGCTAAGGAGATGGCTAGCCTATTTCTAGAAAGTGATGAATCGATTCTAACGAAAGGAAATAAGGTTCAATTATTTACTGATGGTGCCGATAAATTTGATGCACTACTCAAAGATTTGTATGCTGCCCAGCACCATATTCATTTAATTTACTATATTTTTAAAAACGATAAAATTGGCAATCGTGTTTTAGCGGCACTTGAAGAACGAGCAGCAGCAGGTGTAGAGGTACTCGTTATTTATGATGCTTTAGGATCCCGTTCTTTAAAACCGAATTTCTTTAAGAAGTTACGCTCTCTTGGAGGACACGCTGAGTCTTTTTTTGGTTCGCATTTTAGTTTCATTAATTTAAGATTTAATTACCGTAATCACCGTAAAATTGTGATTATTGACGGGGAAATCGGCTATACTGGAGGATTTAATGTAGGCGATGAATACTTAGGAGAGTACAAAAAATTTGGTTATTGGCGTGATACTCATATGAAAATTGAAGGGAATGCTGTCTTGCCCTTGCAAAGTCGTTTTTTAATGGATTGGAATGCGACTGTTTCTCATCATAAGTTAGAATACCAAGAAAATTATTTTCCGCTGATAAAGAAACAAGGAAAAACAAATATGCAAATCGTATCAAGCGGACCAGACAATGAAACGCAGCAAATAAAAAAAGGCTATATTAAAATGATCAGTATGGCAAAAGAATCAGTTTTTATTCAATCGCCTTACTTTGTTCCAGACGATTCTGTGTTGGAAACAATTGAAATTGCTGTAATGTCTGGGATCGACGTTAAGATCATGATTCCAAACAAGCCCGATCATCCGTTTATTTACCGTGCTACGGTTTATTATGCAGCAGAAATGGTGGCGGCTGGAGCAGAAGTATACATTTATGACAATGGATTTTTACATGCCAAAACAATAGTGATAGACGGAAAAATTTGTTCAATCGGAACAGCTAATTTCGATTTTCGCAGTTTTAAGTTGAATTTTGAAGTGAATGCTTTTATTTACGACCCGGAAGTAGCGAAACAACAGCAAAAACTTTTTTATAAGGACATTGAGAAAAGTTACCTATTAACTCAAGAACTATTAGACAACCAATCCTATTGGTTGAAGTTTAAACAAACATTCTCTCGGTTATTTTCTCCTATTCTATAA
- a CDS encoding toxin Cry1Ac domain D-VI-related protein, protein MNKKYIVLATLAVLTVITIWGGAHYHRSVQAEKMKKTEQKMDQTKEIEQLVSALFENDKKEKLAAGITEEQISEAATEVTNLSNEAVKEDLLKDVKRAQTFYQAQTQIENVIKNKILADDVTKEQLEEAEKEVKKIESVSLPLYKELKIELDEAAKQYKQLEETRKTVTGLFENLKDGTVKETVTREQYEEAESKVTKIKNKKAQKEIQDLLLLVEKQLVLNEEQEKLLEEERIAEEERLRALEEEEAIQAENEQQEEAAAGSSSTTYENNSTSNQGTWKPSYNPPSDYKNSGNSTTTEDEKTSSESGAPEDSEEVPEEEPDTESSDNVPDSEKPTDSDAPNSDEAKNEEADSASKENQ, encoded by the coding sequence ATGAATAAAAAATATATAGTTCTTGCTACCCTTGCTGTACTGACCGTTATTACCATTTGGGGCGGCGCTCACTACCACCGTTCTGTCCAAGCAGAAAAAATGAAGAAAACAGAACAAAAAATGGACCAAACAAAAGAAATCGAACAATTAGTCAGTGCTTTGTTTGAAAACGATAAAAAAGAAAAGCTGGCAGCCGGCATTACAGAAGAGCAAATTTCAGAAGCAGCAACAGAAGTAACAAACTTATCAAATGAAGCAGTGAAAGAAGATCTTTTAAAAGACGTCAAGCGAGCACAAACGTTTTATCAAGCGCAAACCCAGATTGAAAATGTAATAAAAAACAAGATTTTAGCAGATGATGTAACTAAGGAGCAACTTGAGGAAGCTGAAAAAGAAGTAAAAAAAATTGAATCAGTGTCTTTGCCTTTATACAAAGAATTAAAAATAGAACTAGATGAAGCAGCAAAACAATATAAACAACTAGAAGAAACGCGAAAAACCGTAACGGGTCTTTTTGAAAATTTAAAAGACGGTACGGTTAAAGAAACAGTTACTCGAGAACAATATGAAGAAGCAGAAAGCAAAGTCACTAAAATAAAAAACAAAAAGGCACAAAAAGAAATACAAGATTTATTGTTGCTGGTTGAAAAACAGTTGGTTCTAAATGAAGAACAAGAAAAGTTGTTAGAAGAAGAAAGAATAGCTGAAGAAGAGCGGTTACGTGCACTAGAAGAAGAGGAAGCGATTCAAGCTGAAAATGAACAGCAAGAAGAAGCTGCAGCAGGATCTTCCTCAACGACTTATGAAAACAATAGTACTAGCAACCAAGGGACTTGGAAACCCAGCTATAATCCGCCAAGTGATTATAAAAATTCAGGAAACTCAACAACTACTGAGGATGAAAAAACAAGTTCGGAAAGTGGAGCACCTGAAGACTCAGAAGAAGTTCCAGAAGAAGAACCCGATACTGAAAGTTCTGACAATGTACCCGATTCAGAAAAACCAACAGATTCAGACGCGCCTAATTCGGATGAAGCTAAAAATGAAGAAGCAGATTCTGCTTCAAAAGAAAATCAATAG
- a CDS encoding quaternary amine ABC transporter ATP-binding protein codes for MSKIKVENVTKIFGKRNERALELLKQNKSKQEILKETGLTVGVNNVSFSIEEGEVFVIMGLSGSGKSTLVRMFNRLIDATEGSIYIDGENLSKMDKKALRQVRRDKLSMVFQNFALFPQRTILENTEYGLEIKGIDKKERTEKATQALKNAGLGDYLYQYPKQLSGGMQQRVGLARALANNPEVLLMDEAFSALDPLIRKEMQDELVDLQASVQKTIIFITHDLNEALRIGDRIALMKDGALVQIGTPEEILMNPANDYVERFVEDVDRSKVLTAENIMKRPETVNIKNHGPRVALEQMRREGLSSILVVESNRNLQGYITAEDASTARKEGITSIQTILKTDIPTVTRTTTMNDIFSVIYDSTTPVAVVDNGKLVGIIVRGAVIAALAGESEEDSENE; via the coding sequence TTGTCAAAAATAAAAGTTGAAAATGTTACTAAAATTTTTGGTAAAAGAAATGAACGTGCTCTAGAATTATTGAAACAAAATAAGTCGAAACAAGAAATTTTGAAAGAGACAGGCTTAACGGTCGGTGTCAACAACGTCAGCTTCTCGATTGAAGAAGGAGAAGTATTCGTCATCATGGGATTATCAGGAAGTGGGAAATCTACTTTAGTACGCATGTTTAATCGTTTGATCGATGCAACTGAAGGTAGTATCTATATTGACGGTGAGAATTTATCGAAAATGGACAAGAAGGCTCTACGCCAAGTCCGCCGTGATAAATTAAGTATGGTTTTCCAAAATTTCGCCTTATTTCCACAACGTACTATTTTAGAAAATACTGAATACGGCTTAGAAATTAAAGGCATCGATAAAAAAGAGCGGACAGAAAAAGCAACCCAAGCTCTTAAAAATGCTGGTTTAGGTGATTACCTTTATCAATATCCTAAACAATTATCCGGAGGAATGCAGCAACGTGTTGGATTAGCTCGAGCGTTAGCCAATAATCCAGAAGTTCTCCTAATGGATGAAGCTTTTTCCGCTTTAGACCCCTTGATTCGTAAAGAAATGCAAGACGAATTAGTTGATTTACAAGCTTCTGTTCAAAAAACAATTATTTTCATCACACATGATTTAAACGAAGCTTTAAGAATCGGTGACCGTATAGCTCTAATGAAAGACGGCGCACTCGTTCAAATTGGTACTCCGGAAGAAATTTTAATGAATCCGGCGAACGACTATGTTGAACGTTTTGTTGAGGATGTGGATCGGTCTAAAGTATTGACAGCTGAAAACATTATGAAACGGCCTGAAACTGTCAATATTAAAAATCATGGACCACGTGTAGCTTTAGAACAAATGCGGCGTGAAGGCTTATCTAGTATTTTAGTGGTCGAAAGCAATCGAAACTTGCAAGGATACATTACTGCTGAAGATGCTTCTACAGCACGTAAAGAAGGTATCACAAGTATTCAGACTATCCTTAAAACAGATATCCCAACTGTTACCAGAACTACTACAATGAACGATATCTTCTCAGTGATTTATGATTCAACAACTCCAGTTGCAGTAGTCGATAATGGCAAATTGGTAGGAATTATTGTCAGAGGGGCTGTTATTGCTGCACTAGCTGGTGAAAGCGAGGAGGATTCAGAAAATGAATAA
- a CDS encoding DegV family protein, with product MSYKIMADSCCDLPIEFVEEHNIHIMNMIVNMEGKEYIDDLGKTFDREAFFQKIKNGEIATTSQINIGTYLEVFKYYIEENIPVLYLAFSSGLSGSYNNALAAVEMLREEYETVDITIIDTLAVCLGDGLLIYEAVQRKIAGSSLEEVAQWVEKNKTKLHSWVTVEDIKHLERGGRISAVSATLGTLLNVKPIIVMNRSGKLVPFAKARGRKKSLQFLVQKTVDGMIDPQDQTLFIGHAGVPEDAIWVKEAIQEKAAVKDIKIYPYGPTIAAHTGFGSLAVFSFGDERK from the coding sequence ATGAGTTATAAAATAATGGCTGATTCGTGTTGTGATCTACCGATAGAGTTTGTTGAAGAACATAACATTCATATTATGAATATGATCGTTAATATGGAGGGAAAAGAATACATCGATGACTTAGGGAAAACTTTTGATCGAGAAGCCTTTTTTCAAAAAATAAAAAACGGAGAAATAGCAACAACTTCTCAAATCAATATAGGAACTTATTTAGAAGTGTTCAAATACTATATTGAAGAAAACATACCCGTACTTTATTTGGCTTTTTCATCAGGATTAAGTGGTTCCTATAATAATGCATTAGCAGCTGTGGAAATGTTAAGAGAAGAATATGAGACTGTTGATATCACAATTATTGATACTTTAGCTGTTTGTTTAGGAGATGGACTACTTATTTATGAAGCAGTACAACGAAAAATAGCAGGGTCATCTTTAGAAGAAGTAGCTCAATGGGTAGAGAAAAATAAAACTAAACTGCATTCTTGGGTAACTGTCGAAGATATCAAACATTTAGAACGTGGTGGAAGAATTTCTGCAGTTTCTGCGACACTAGGAACATTGTTAAATGTAAAACCCATTATCGTTATGAACCGTTCTGGAAAGTTAGTTCCTTTTGCAAAAGCTCGGGGACGCAAAAAATCTTTGCAGTTTTTAGTACAAAAGACAGTAGATGGGATGATTGATCCACAAGATCAAACACTTTTTATCGGACATGCTGGTGTGCCGGAAGATGCGATTTGGGTGAAAGAAGCGATTCAAGAAAAAGCTGCTGTTAAAGATATCAAAATTTATCCTTATGGTCCAACGATTGCTGCGCATACTGGTTTTGGCTCGCTTGCAGTTTTTTCATTCGGAGACGAGAGAAAATAA
- a CDS encoding ABC transporter permease translates to MGLWEQLWFYFNENGFYIWEQFLRHFLISIYGVLFAAVVGIPIGFLISRRGKLADWVIGIANVIQTIPSLAMLSILMLGLGLGTNTVITTVFLYSLLPIIKNTYTGVRSVDRNILDSGKGMGMTRLQLTYMVELPLSLSVIMAGIRNALVVGIGITAIGTFIGAGGLGDIITRGVNATDGGAIILSGAIPTALMAIISDLVLGFIEKKMDPTNKIRT, encoded by the coding sequence ATGGGACTTTGGGAACAGTTATGGTTTTATTTTAATGAAAACGGCTTTTATATTTGGGAGCAGTTTTTGCGCCACTTTTTAATCTCTATCTATGGCGTTCTTTTTGCAGCGGTCGTTGGTATACCGATTGGATTTTTGATTTCTCGTCGCGGAAAATTAGCGGATTGGGTTATTGGAATTGCTAATGTGATTCAAACTATTCCTTCTTTGGCTATGCTCTCTATTTTGATGCTAGGTCTTGGTTTAGGTACAAATACAGTTATTACTACTGTTTTTCTTTATTCCTTACTGCCAATCATTAAAAATACTTACACTGGAGTACGGAGTGTTGATCGCAACATCTTGGACTCAGGCAAGGGTATGGGAATGACGAGATTACAACTAACTTATATGGTGGAGTTGCCTTTATCCTTATCTGTCATTATGGCAGGTATCCGTAATGCATTGGTTGTAGGAATTGGAATCACTGCAATCGGCACATTTATTGGAGCTGGCGGCTTGGGAGATATTATTACACGTGGGGTCAATGCCACAGATGGAGGAGCCATTATCTTATCTGGAGCGATTCCGACGGCATTGATGGCTATTATTAGTGATTTGGTTTTAGGGTTTATTGAAAAGAAAATGGACCCAACCAACAAAATCCGAACTTAA
- a CDS encoding HD domain-containing protein produces the protein MLSNRQKEAIKQTEHFVYHLLKEDASGHDWWHIQRVRNLAETIAAQEKEAANPFIYEMAALLHDVADEKINRNSESGEKKLFDWLHTIKLEKKEKEAILEIILNISYKGGTNKTKLASIEGKIVQDADRLDALGAIGIARTMAYTGARGRLIHDPDASYSRENLTLEQYRSDEGTAVMHFYEKLFKLKDLMNTSTGRKIASKRHDYMENYLKEFYEEWEGNC, from the coding sequence ATGTTGTCTAACCGCCAAAAGGAAGCAATAAAACAAACTGAGCACTTTGTTTATCATTTATTGAAAGAAGACGCTAGCGGGCATGACTGGTGGCACATTCAACGTGTCCGAAACTTAGCCGAAACCATCGCAGCCCAAGAAAAAGAAGCTGCAAATCCATTTATTTATGAAATGGCTGCTCTGTTACATGATGTTGCCGATGAGAAAATAAATCGAAATAGTGAGTCTGGCGAGAAAAAATTATTTGATTGGTTACATACTATTAAGTTAGAAAAAAAAGAAAAAGAAGCTATTTTGGAAATTATTTTGAATATCTCTTATAAAGGAGGAACAAATAAAACGAAACTGGCTTCAATAGAAGGTAAAATCGTTCAAGATGCTGATCGTTTGGATGCGTTGGGAGCCATTGGGATTGCTAGAACAATGGCATATACAGGTGCACGTGGACGTTTGATACATGATCCGGATGCTTCATATTCACGCGAGAATTTGACTCTTGAACAATATCGCTCTGACGAAGGTACAGCAGTTATGCATTTTTATGAAAAACTATTCAAATTAAAAGATTTGATGAATACTTCTACTGGAAGAAAAATAGCTTCTAAACGCCATGACTATATGGAGAATTATTTAAAGGAATTTTATGAAGAATGGGAAGGCAACTGTTGA